Proteins from a genomic interval of Leifsonia shinshuensis:
- a CDS encoding response regulator transcription factor, with protein MSTSTAHPGSTAPPIRLAILDDHEILLDSLAAWIDRNAPDFDLVVRAGSWLELVHSDAFPTDLVIMDLQLRESVSIGARVRTCRAAGAKVVVLSAVDTQEDRDAALAAGAVAYVTKTQPMAELIAAALAAVGRDSAAGEPAPAPAWRPRPTVPEASRPKLSDGERQALVLYADGRTTSEVARAMNVQYETAKTYLRRVREKYGKVGRPTSSRADLIRRAAEDGYLT; from the coding sequence ATGAGCACCAGCACAGCACACCCCGGATCCACCGCACCTCCCATCCGCCTCGCCATCCTCGACGACCACGAGATCCTCCTCGACAGCCTCGCCGCCTGGATCGACCGGAACGCCCCCGACTTCGACCTGGTCGTCCGAGCCGGCAGCTGGCTCGAGCTCGTGCACAGCGACGCCTTCCCCACCGACCTCGTCATCATGGACCTCCAGCTGAGGGAGTCCGTCTCGATCGGCGCCCGTGTGCGCACTTGCCGCGCCGCCGGCGCGAAGGTCGTGGTGCTGAGCGCCGTCGACACGCAGGAGGACCGCGACGCCGCGCTGGCCGCCGGCGCCGTCGCCTACGTCACCAAGACCCAGCCGATGGCCGAGCTCATAGCGGCGGCGCTCGCCGCGGTGGGGCGGGACAGCGCGGCGGGGGAGCCCGCTCCCGCACCCGCCTGGCGGCCGCGGCCGACGGTGCCGGAGGCCTCCCGCCCCAAGCTGAGCGACGGCGAGCGGCAGGCGCTCGTGCTCTACGCGGACGGGCGCACGACCTCCGAGGTGGCGCGCGCGATGAACGTGCAGTATGAGACGGCCAAGACCTACCTGCGCCGGGTGCGCGAGAAGTACGGCAAGGTCGGGAGGCCGACCAGCTCCCGCGCCGACCTCATCCGCCGCGCCGCGGAGGACGGCTACCTCACCTGA
- a CDS encoding UDP-glucose dehydrogenase family protein: MRISVIGVGYLGAVHAAAMADLGHTVVGVDVDEAKIAALSEARAPFFEPGLPDLLASATASGRLRFTTDFAAVADADVHFVAVGTPQSADGDAADLRFVDAAFASLLEHVSPGDVIVGKSTVPVGTASRLAQVVAERAPGATLAWNPEFLREGFAVKDTVSPDRLVYGVPEGEAGARAARILDEVYASAVAAGTPVIVTDYATAELVKVAANAFLATKISFINAMAEIAEVTGADVTQLADAIGHDARIGRRFLNAGVGFGGGCLPKDIRAFSARARELGRGDSVRFLDEVDKINLRRRDRVVELVREECGGLEGVRVAVLGLAFKPHSDDIRDSPALDIAMRLADGGAVVTATDPEAIANARRRAPQLAFVESAAEAAAGADIVVLITEWPEFTGLDPEELGALVSHRVVVDGRNALDAERWRSAGWRFRGLGR; encoded by the coding sequence ATGCGCATCTCCGTCATCGGCGTCGGCTACCTCGGAGCCGTGCACGCCGCAGCCATGGCCGACCTCGGCCACACCGTGGTCGGCGTCGACGTCGACGAAGCGAAGATCGCCGCCCTCTCCGAGGCGCGCGCGCCGTTCTTCGAGCCGGGCCTGCCCGACCTGCTCGCCTCGGCCACGGCCAGCGGCCGCCTGCGGTTCACCACCGACTTCGCCGCGGTCGCCGACGCCGACGTCCACTTCGTCGCGGTCGGCACGCCGCAGTCGGCCGACGGCGACGCCGCGGACCTCCGCTTCGTGGACGCGGCCTTCGCCTCGCTCCTGGAGCACGTCTCGCCGGGCGATGTGATCGTCGGCAAGAGCACGGTCCCGGTCGGCACCGCCTCCCGCCTCGCGCAGGTCGTGGCCGAGCGGGCGCCCGGGGCGACGCTCGCCTGGAACCCGGAGTTCCTCCGCGAGGGCTTCGCGGTGAAGGACACCGTCAGCCCCGACCGGCTCGTCTACGGGGTGCCGGAGGGCGAGGCGGGCGCTCGAGCCGCTCGCATCCTGGACGAGGTCTACGCGAGCGCGGTGGCGGCGGGCACGCCGGTCATCGTCACGGACTACGCGACGGCGGAGCTGGTGAAGGTCGCGGCGAACGCGTTCCTGGCCACGAAGATCTCGTTCATCAACGCGATGGCGGAGATCGCGGAGGTCACCGGCGCCGATGTGACGCAGCTGGCCGACGCGATCGGCCACGACGCCCGGATCGGCCGACGCTTCCTCAATGCCGGTGTCGGGTTCGGCGGGGGCTGCCTGCCCAAGGACATCCGCGCGTTCAGCGCGCGGGCGCGTGAGCTGGGCCGGGGCGACTCCGTGCGGTTCCTCGACGAGGTCGACAAGATCAACCTGCGCCGCCGCGACCGCGTCGTGGAGCTCGTGCGCGAGGAGTGCGGGGGCCTCGAGGGCGTGCGCGTCGCGGTGCTCGGCCTGGCCTTCAAGCCGCACTCCGACGACATCCGGGACTCCCCGGCGCTCGACATCGCCATGCGCCTCGCCGACGGCGGAGCGGTCGTCACGGCGACCGATCCCGAGGCGATCGCGAACGCCCGACGCCGCGCGCCGCAGCTCGCGTTCGTCGAGTCGGCGGCGGAGGCCGCGGCCGGCGCGGACATCGTGGTGCTCATCACCGAGTGGCCCGAGTTCACCGGGCTGGACCCGGAGGAACTGGGCGCGCTGGTCTCGCACCGCGTGGTCGTGGACGGCCGCAACGCGCTGGACGCCGAGCGGTGGCGCTCCGCAGGCTGGCGGTTCCGCGGCCTGGGGCGCTAG
- a CDS encoding thymidine kinase gives MAKLYFRYGAMNSGKSTAMLQAAYNYEERGHRVLLAKPAIDTKGDMGILSRLGVTRQVDFLIAPETDAYGRFQQHRERTVKRYGRDVSALLVDEAQFLTEAQIDDLLRIALLDDVPVLAYGIRTDFQTVAFPGSRRLLEVAHSLEELKTICRCGRKAIFNARKIDGVFVFDGDQVAIDGASVSYEALCGNCYLDESQGVLNNGRRHWPVTSPTAYDSEPDPDFT, from the coding sequence GTGGCAAAACTGTATTTCCGCTACGGCGCGATGAACAGCGGCAAGAGCACCGCCATGCTGCAGGCGGCGTACAACTACGAGGAGCGCGGTCACCGCGTGCTGCTGGCGAAGCCGGCGATCGACACCAAGGGCGACATGGGCATCCTGTCGCGGCTCGGGGTGACCCGTCAGGTCGACTTCCTGATCGCGCCGGAGACCGACGCGTACGGACGCTTCCAGCAGCACCGCGAGCGCACCGTGAAGCGCTACGGCCGCGATGTCAGCGCGCTGCTGGTGGACGAGGCCCAGTTCCTCACCGAGGCGCAGATCGACGACCTGCTCCGGATCGCGCTGCTCGACGACGTGCCCGTGCTCGCCTACGGCATCCGCACCGACTTCCAGACGGTCGCGTTCCCCGGCAGCCGGCGCCTCCTGGAGGTCGCGCACAGCCTCGAAGAGCTGAAGACCATCTGCCGCTGCGGCCGCAAGGCGATCTTCAACGCCCGCAAGATCGACGGCGTCTTCGTCTTCGACGGCGACCAGGTCGCCATCGACGGCGCCTCGGTCAGCTACGAGGCGCTGTGCGGCAACTGCTACCTGGACGAGAGCCAGGGCGTCCTCAACAACGGCCGCCGGCACTGGCCGGTGACCTCGCCCACCGCCTACGACAGCGAACCGGACCCGGACTTCACCTGA